GTAGACATTTTTAATAGTGGTATAACAGTGATCTAAAATATTCCCATCTCTCGTGGCACAGGAGACATGCTGTCTGTATTTTGGCATTTCTTTAGAGAGATTAGCGCTGTTGAAGTCCCCCAGAATGAGGGGTTGTGAGGTCACTTTTGTAGGAAAAAAGAAATGTAATGTTTTCTTAGAAGACTGTGGAAGAGCAGAAGGGAAGAGGCTGCAGTGGCCTTGAGAAGAACAGAATGAGCACATATAGTGCAAAATGCAGGCAGACAATTAGAGAGGAGCAGGGGGGGTCGAGGGAGAGCAGCAAAGGTggggggagttatcgaaacttagagagaaatagaaacttagggagagaaagagtatgaaagggaggacatcgcccagcacggggACTTTTTGCTCggacgctgctgagatccacttgggttaggtagagttctaggcaactagcaccagtgcactggagagtttgtaccacatatactttggctattttgtactcacttatattacatataaattgatctaaaagaacttttggtgttaagactttgcttgggtaactcagtcaaaaccattcggttcatcggggcagtgttggggcctatcTGGGTCAGGAGAAAATATCCCAACACTGTACATCACTAGATCACTTCTCATCACTATCATCTCTTTTCTGGTGCTATTTGATGTTACTGTACAAAACATTACCTCTGTAAATGTGTATTGTGTATATACTGCTTTCTGTGTATAATTGTCTATTGTGTATATTTGTCTATTTGTATAGACAAATATATCTGTCTGTATATCTGTCCATATGTACATTTTTATATATGTTATTTTCTTCAGTTTTATGCagattttttattatgtttaacctttgtgtaattatttattttcttttttctctcttctttttttattgtaGAGTTGTATATCCATGTCTCTCACCACAAGAATTTCAATGCACATATGTCCTAGCATGTAGTGCAAAGGACAAATAAACTTGAACAAGAGAAAAAAACAGGGTAGTCAGAGCCCATTGATCACAAGAAGATtatattaataaattattataaattatttattattattattattattattattattattattattattattattattattattattattattatttacttattattatttacGTCTAGCCGCGTCTAAGGAGGCGTGACAAACGATTCCGGAAGTTAAAAGTTATTACTGGCTCTTTTGAGCTGTACCAACCAATTGAAAACGACTGTGGATTCGCGTCACTTTTACAGTCACCCAATCAGCGTTTTCTGTACCAGCTCAAAAAACCATGAAACGCGCAAGCGCCGAAATTTGAAAAAGTAATCAGGATTTCAAGCGAGCGCACGTCTCCGTCTGAAGTGGCTAACGCGTTACAAATGTAAACATTTGGTAGCTGCTACATTTCCGACCAGAAGGTAAGCTACTATGTTTTCCATCGATAACTATGTTAGTTAGTCTAGTTATTATGTTATTGGTGGCGTACGTTAGCTAAGATGGCTTAGTTTAGGTAGCTAGTGTAATGTAAACGGAGGAGGTGGTAACGGTCACTCCGTTTTCCCTTCTCGTGTGTTTTGCAGAAAGAACCGTCAGTGTAGGTTTAGTCTAGTAAAATGACAAATTGTGCTCACCGGTTCAGGTATTTATTTAATCGACTCCTAGCCTTCCTGCTTTATCCAATACTACCTCCATGgacaggggtgtagtgggggggggacgccgaccccccacttattttaacaggggggatgcatccccccccagtggtgtagtgggagtgtgtagcGGGGGGAACAGcgaccccccacttattttaactGGATGTTGATCTTGCTGAGACTGTTACGTCAAACGCtaggtttatacatgatgcgttaGTAATTCGCTCCCCCCCgctcgctcaacaacttacgatcGCTACACCGCCACACCAAAAACGACCCCCCcacttattatttttttttttaggactacaccactgaCTATGGATTTACATCCTTCAAAGGAGAGTGCGCTGTTGCAGTGGGTATGTCAGGTTTTCACCCTGCTTTTACTGATACCACGTCTCTTGTTTGACCTCTTGGTAAATGTTTAACACTATAACCTCCCTGCGTCTGGCAGATCAACGGCTTGAACTTGGGCGAACCCGTGGAGAGACTCGCCCAGCTCCAGGATGGATGCCTTCTTTTAAAACTTGTCTATAAACTGTGAGTGCGGTTATCAGCTAAAGTAATGTTGAAGTTGGGTTGTCATTTACAGTAaaacatgttgttttacagtttgcAGTATGATTGCGAGTGTTCAAGTGTTCCCGTCTTTCATTGGTTCCTTCAGGAAGGGGGAGGAGCCCAGCCAGGCTCCTGTTCACCTGCCTCCAAACGAGAGATTATCAATCATCTCGCACTTCGTCAACAGTACGTTTCAAAATTACATTTCATGAACTTGCATGTATCTTTGAGGCTGGCTATTGCATTGTTTCAGGGGTTTCTTAATTGtcttaaaaaaaatgaaactgTGCTCAACTGGTTTGCGCAGCTATAAATAATAAAGAGAATGATATCTTATAGTTGTGTGAATTGAGTTGTCACTCTGTTTGCTCCGCTCTCAGGTGTATGCCAGGCAGAGCTGTGTGGTCCTCCATCATTGGACAGTACCTCTGTAGGAAAACAGTTGGAGCTGgcgaaggtgtgtgtgtgtgtgtgtgtgtgtgtgtgtgtgtgtgtgtgtgtgtgtgtgtgtgtgtgtgtgtgtgtgtgtgtgtgtgtgtgtgtgtgcgccttgctgctctgcattttttaaaaatctgttCTGATGAGAAAAGTTAAGCTTTGTTGGTTTGGCATCTATGATGGGTCATTCACAATTGGCCACATTAATACAGTTTGTGTGTCTACATATTTACAGGTTGTGCTTCTGCTGTGCTATTATGGATTCATTAGCAGGGGATTGGTGTCCAGTGTAGACTTCAAAGCTgaggtaagagtgtgtgtgcacgtagaCTCTCTGAAATATTACGCAGTTTATAAATATGCGCATTTGTTTTTGATGACAATTATTTCATCTTCTTCCCACAGCTTCAGGTGGTGGCCTTGTTTCGTTATGTGCGGGGCGAAGCTAACAGCTTGTCTCTCTGTGAAGGCTTGGACAGGATTCTGACCACGAGTTGTAAGCAACCACTGTACCAAATCCTCATGCTGTCCAgtaggcctgtcgcgataattacattatcgacttatcgtacgaaaattttttttaccgcgatcatttttgctgatgacgataattggccattgggtttccgcggacatttgtttacatgagaataaaccgcaactacgttagatttcagaaaggcatgcagtgctgctctctcgcacccccctctccccttaagggaagacgaatctgttatcagagagcgacatctacaggttaggaaatgagtgcagtacacggagAGCGCATGCGTCAATAACAGTGGAGATGTTTGCGAATGTAttcgaggctaataggactcgaaatgattcgaaataactcgctttttatcacattatttaatagttgtttattatagtgaccgtagcgtgcgactcCGCCTACCTCCGCGAACAGTGGAAGCATTTATACTTCgttttctttgcagtgttgttcgaaacgatatgtggtagtataagaaacacccatcaaaaacgggaatgaacatttacctgacgaactttaatgttgcttttgtgtttcaggtttgaaaagtgctggaatttgttcgtttcacaacaaatatctgtctgactgaacagttctcctgtattacgttaacaaatacgagcctcttgtaattccaggacgaaacatgagaacgtgaagaagttaagattgggcgttttgaaaataaaccaccattaaataatgtgattaaaagcgaattattttgaatcatttagagtatatgtataaatatttaacttaaataagtttatcgtgctgggaaatattgcactggaccttgaaagtgacgtacaagtgctttaattccaccttgtaaaggtgcatgatccctgcaaacatgactttgttcattgcgcttcAGCGcggtgcgtgcgaagttacaaaattcgaacttttttttttccccacaaaatTGCAACTctggaggtgcacgacctcgcgaatcgacagggcgcaacgccctcgcgcacgggcagagccactgcgattacgtcattttcaccGCGAGGACCTTCGCCGcttgcgacgcgtcaagtataaatataatatcGTTTATCGtgataatttctgggacaatatatcgttcaGAAAATTTTgctatcgtgacaggcctactGTTCAGTGATGAGGGTTGTTATGGGTTCTCTGTTCACTGTTGGGGGAGGTTCATTTGGCAATTCGATTCTGATGTGTCTGCATATGGACTGTGAGATAGATGAAGGGAATAAGAGTGAGTTCAAGACCGGTAAAAGAAGTACGAATGCTGCGATTCACTAACGTGGCTTGTCTGTGGTGTGGCGTGTTCTTTGCACTGACCTTTTGTCTTTGTCTCTTGTTTAAGCTCTTATAAACTGCCACTCCAGCAGTAGTGTCTCCTCTCTCGGTGATGGTTCGCCCATTTTCCCAAGATCAAGCAGCTCCCCACTTGTTGGCTTCCTGGAGCTCAACACTGTGGCCTCTAGCTCTTTCACTGGGTATGTTTCTCCATAAATGAGAATTGGATGGAGAGGTGGGATGGAATTGGATAGGACATAAATCACTACATTACCCCTGATATACTAAAGATCCTCCAGGTGTGCTTTTACGTTGTTTCCTTAACGTCTCTTCTGCTCTCAGCTCTCCTGTTCAGGAGACCATGAACACGCCACAGGTGCAGGTGAGGAGGCTTCGCAAGGAGCTAGCACGCGAGGGTGATGTTCGCGATGAGCTGGAGCAGGAACTGGCCGAGCGCACTGCCACCTTATCagagaagggtgagagagaCTATAGAGAGCACCTCGTGTTGACTCTGAAGGGCACTGCTTGTTGAACGTTGAATGGGTGTTGTCGGGAAAGGTGGCCTGCAGTGGTCTTCAGAGAAGAGAAATGCATGGTGCCACACTTGCATGGTCCTACTCACCCAATCATTCAAGGAAGTCATGTGGTTGGCAGGGACTTCTGAAAAAAAAAGGAATGAAAGATATTAAGTTTGGATACGGCAGTCCTCTCTGCCCATCACGTTTACCCAGTGTCTCGTTTTCTCCGACAGAGGGGCAGATCTTCCAGCTGCAGCACAGACTGCAGCGTTTGCTGAGGGACCAGGAGGAACTGGAGAAGGACCATAAGGCTTCTCTAGTAGAGCTACAGGAGAAGAATGATGGGTCAGCACCatattattcattcattcatgtgttCACTCATGTTTCATTTAAAATTTACTTTGCTACTCTAAACATGATTCACATTTACAACAGCCAAAACAGTTTCTGGAAAGTAGAATAAAGTAACTCTGTATATCTGGATTTCATTGCAGACTCCTAAAACGAGTTCACGAGGTCCTGAAGCAATGTCAAGACCTGAAAACAGACAATTgccaaaaagagaaaagaataGATGAACTGACAGATGAGAATGGGACACTTGCTGCACAGGTACGCTGCTTAATATTCATATTGCTGTGCAAAGTCAAGCATCATGCAAAAAGTCttttaaaaactgtaaaaactaTGCCTTGCAATAATGTCTCGGGTTaacctttgcttttatttacaaCAGGTACGAAGTACCTTTTCCCAGCTTGCAAGTGCTGAGGAAGAGATAACTAAAGTAACAGAAGCACACCAGTTGTCTCAGGCGGAGTGGGGGAGCAGGAGGGATTCCTTGCAGAAGGAGCTGAGCCAAGCCCTTGCTGATAGGGTAATTACTCCCCACCGAGCGCTTCCGCCGTATACATccgtatatacatatacacttGCTGCAAAAAGTGAAAAACTGTGAAACATCAGTAGCTTGTTTCTTACTCGTGTTTTATTGCCTCATTTGTCTGGCCAGATTAGCATCTATTTCTGTCATTATTTACACCAATGTCCAGGAATGCCTTGGTGAGCAAATACAGATCCTTCAAGGGAAGATCTCTGTTTTGGAGGATGAGCTCGCCAAAGTCTCTGTCCAACTCCAAGAGAAAGGTGAAGTGCTTGGACCTATTGTGGAGGCAAGTGTTGATGTGTATTCATTATATGTTCCACTTGTGCAGGATTATTCATTTCTGGGGAATGTAATGTAGTGACTAAGTGAATacaatttgtgtttgtgtataataAGATGGTTAAATTGGTATCagaaaaataatttaatttcaGTAGAATTGGCATTAGCCATGAGACTTTCAATTTTTGTTGTCATTAACTCGGTGCAGTGAATATTGAGATTAGCAAAATATAATAATGTATATAATtgacttttatttaaaatgtcttATACTTATGTTTATGCCCATAGTGGGAGAGGTTGAAGCAGGATCTAGCAGACCTTACACTACAGCGTTCTGAACTTGAAGAAAACATTTCTCGTCTCgagagggaaaagacagagaTTGAGATGTTGCTAGCAGAAGAGAGACGTTCTTTCGAAAGGGAAACGTTGCGAATGGAAGGCCTGATTTCCGACCTCCAACGGGCAGTGGACGGCATACGAGCAGAGAGGGAGGCTCAGGAGGAGGCGTCACGGGAAAACCAGCAAATTCTTACTGCTCGAATATCGTCTTTAGAAACCGATCTGGCCCATCTCCAACAGCTGGAAGCCCAGCTCACGACAGAAATTGCTATCTCTGCAGAACTCCGAATGCAGCGAGACGAGCTGGAAGCACAAGTAGTGTCTTTAGAGAACATGCTCAATGAGCTGCAAACCAAATGCCAGGCAATGGGGACAGAGAACGAGGCACAACAAGAGGCTCTCCATACACTCCGAGCTGATTTGCAGATTGCCCAAGTCTCCCTTGTGGAATATGAAGAGAAGCTGACAGACCATCAAAGAGTGGTAGAAGAAAATGCATCTCTCCGCGACAGAATTTCTGCCCTGGATGACACCATTGACCTTCTTCAAAATGAAGttgatggagagagaaaaagaagtgAGGAGGTTATTGTGGCGAAAGAGCAATATAAAGCTCTGATGGAGGAAAGGTTCCACGAACAGGAGAGAAAGGCACATGAAATGCTTGTGGAACTGGAGACACTGAGCCAGGAGCTCCGTAAAATGAAGCAGCAGAAGCTCCATGCTGAATCATGTATGGAAAAGCTTACCCAGGAAGGAAGAGCACTAGCAGCCAGTCTTTCAGACCAGCGAGATCTTGCTCAGTCACAGCTGGAACTAGTAAAGAAAGCCAAAGATGAATCTGAGGTGGAACTTCAACGTATTATTAAGGAGCATCAGACAAAAATATCAGAGTTGCAATGTGAGATTAAAGGAAACATTGAGTCTCTGATGCAAAGCCAGAGTGATCTATGTGTCTTGAGAGAAGAAGTATCTTTCAAAGATAAAAAACTAGAAGAGCAGCATCACAAACTAGCTCACCTTCAGTGCGAGGAAGAACATCTTCAAAAGCAGTTAAGGGAGCAAGAAATTAATTCTGAGCAACTGAGTCAGGATGTGGCTTCCAAAGACATGAAAATTCAACAACTGATGGGTGAACTTGAGCTGAAGGAAGGGGAGATCCAGTCCCTTAAGGTCAGCATTCAGTCCATTCAAGCAACGTCCAGTGAAATGCATAATCTTCTCCAGAGAGAAATTGAGGATCAGAAACATGTTATCTCTGAACTGAGACTCCAGTTCACTGATGCTGAGAGACTTGCCTCTGAGAAAGCCAAAGCTCTTGATGATCTTACCCAACATCTAAAGAATTTGAAAGAAGAACTATCCGTTGAGAGACAGAAAGCTGCTTCTTTGGAAAATGATTTTGAGGATTCAAAAGATGCTCATGAAACCCAGCAGCAAGCATTTAAACAGGAGGTTTCACAACTCCAAGAGGAGATTAATGGAAATCTGAAGAACTTGGAGGGGTTTCAGGCACAGATAAAATCTCTCGAAGAGGAATTAAATTGCCAACGGGACATTACtctggagaaagaaagagaagctTGTAATTTAGGAGCCAAAAATAAAGCTTTGGAAGAAAACTTTGCTCAGCTTCAGAATAAATTAGAAGAAGTTACAATACTTGCTAATGAGAGGGAATCGGACTTGCTTGTACTCCGAGAGGAAGTGGAGCAACAAGAGAATCTCAGAGTGAAAGCTCAAGAAATTGAGGAGATTCAACGGAAAAAGCTTGAAAGGGAGGTGACTGAGCTGCAACATCAGGTTCATGATCTTACAGATCTTGCATCTGAGAAAGAAACTCTGCTTTGTTCTCTTAATGAAAAGATGAAAGAACAACAAGAAATGAACCAGAAACTTCTCCAACAATCTGAAGAAGCTCTCCACAGAGAACTTGAGAAGATTGAGGAGCTAAAGGGGCAACTGGATTCCGCCACACATCAGGTCGTAGCAAAAAATGATGCCCTGAAATTACTGCAGGAGAAAATGAAACAGATGGACCTCTTGTGCCAACAGAAAGAGACCCTTGCTAGTGAAGCTCATCAGGCCAAGGAGACTTTGGAGAGAACAGTAACTGAGCTTTGCGCCAATCAAAAGCAAGAGTTGGATAAGTATGTGCAAAAACTGGAGAACCTGAAGAACGAGAAGGAGAGTCTCTCCTCCTTGAGCCAGACCCTCCAAAGTGAGTGTCAGaacttgcaggcagaaaataaAGCGCAACATGAGGCAGTAAATGTGTTTAAGGCTGATCTCCAGAAGATGCAAGATGAGCACCAGCAAGAGTTGAAAGCCCtgcaggagaaggagaagcATCTTTCTTCTATGAACCATACCCTCAAGAGTGAGTGCCAaggcttgcaggcagaaaaacAAGACCAACAGGAAGCTCTCGATACTCTAAGGACTGACTTGAAGAATACTCTTGATCAGCACCAGAAAGACGTGGAGACCTTGCAGAAGGATAAAGAGCATCTgttgttggagcaccagtgccTTCAGAATGACTACGAGAGCTTGCAGGAAAAAAACAAGGAACAACATGAGACACTAACTCTGCTCAAGGCTGATTTTGGGAATAGCCAAGAGAGATACCAGCAAGACCTAGAGACATTGAAGAAGGACAAAGAGGAGCTGGCTACGGCGAGTCAGTCCTTCCAGAATGAGTGTCAGATCTTGCAGGTAAAACTCTGTGAGCATCAGGGTACAGTAAACACACTCGAGGCTGACCTGCAAAATACCAAAACCGAGTTTCAGAAAAATTTGAGGACCTTGCAGGAACAAAAAGACCGCCTGTTTTCAGGTAACCAGTCTCTCCAGAGCGAGTGCCAGAGCTTAAAGATGGAGAACAAGGAACAGCAACAAGCTCTGAATGCAGTGAAGATTGACCTGCAGAACAACCTTGAACAACATCAGAAAGATGTGGAGACCTTGCAAAAGGAGAAAGAGCATCTCTCGTCATTGTGCCAGACTCTTCAGAATGAATGCCACAGTTTGCAGGAAAAGAACAAGGAACAGCTTGAGATGTTGACCACACTCAATGTGGATCTGCAgaatgttaaagaaaaacagcaGCAAGAGCTAGAGACCTTtcaaagagagaaagaactTCTCTCTTCAGCTAACCAGTCCCTCCAGGGTGGGTTCCAGAGCTTACAGACTGAGAACGAGCGGCAACAAGAAGCTCTCAGCACCTTAAAAACTGGTGTGCAGAACTCTCAGAAAGAAATTGAGACCTTGCAAAAGGAGAAGGAACATCTCACCTTGCTAAATCAGTCTCTACTTGAAGACCGTGAGGCAGCCCAGAAGCTTTCAGCAGAGCTATACAAAGTCCAAGAAACCGCACAAGAACGAGAAAAAGATTTAAAAAACCAAGTGCAGGAACTTCAGTTGAAGATTAAGGAAATTTCAACACTAGCTGCTAAAAGAGAAACGGATATAGAAAATCTTCAGCAAGAAATGAGGAAACTGGAAGCCTTAAGAATGAGTACCCAAGAGTCTGAAAAGTGTCTAAGAACTGAACTTGAGACAAAAGTTGCTCAACTTCAGGAGCAGGTTGTAAAAGCCTCTGAACTTTCCTCTGAGAGAAAATCCGAGATGATCATGCTCCGTACGGAGATTGAGGCGTGTGAAAGGCAGAAACAAGAAGCTTCCCAGGCTAGGGAGGTCTTGGAGAGAGCCGTTACTGAGCTTCATATCAAGCAAAAACAAGAGCAGGATAGGTACCAACAGGAACTTGATACTTTGAGAAAGGAAAAGGATCACGCAACCTCCACAATCCAGTCCCTTCAGAAAGAGTGCCACGACCTGCAGGAAAAGGGCAAGGTGCAAGGGGAGACTCTGATTGGTTTGCAGAGTGCGAGGAGGGAGTTACAACAGCAAATGGAACCTCTGAAGAAGGAGAACAAGCAGCTTGCTTCACTGAACCAGTCCCTTAAGAGGGAGTGTGATGCCTCCCAGAAAATCGGAGCGGAGTTGGAGATGAAGGTTGAGGAGCAGAATAAGTTAATCCAGGTTCTCAGAGAGAACGAGAAGCAGAACAAAGAGCTTCAGGAACAGCTAAAGCGGAAGTCTGAGGTAGTCGAGCACTACAAGGCGCAGGTTAGAAACGCTgcttcattttatttcttacCTTTTTAGGGGCATACCGTCACCATTTTCAGCCAGTATGAAGTCAGATTCTCCTCACTTTTTTAAAAATTAGAATCGGATGCACCATAACTATTTTCTCTTTGCTTTATTTCTTTTCTTCATGCAGGTGGAAAAGGCAAAAAAACATTACAACGATAAGAAGCAACAGCTGCTGGAGGAGCTGGATGCTCGCCAGGCCCTGCAGGCGTCTCTGGAGGCCACCAAGTGTGAGGTTAAGGCCATGAAGGCTGAGCTAAAACTGGCCACTCTGGAACTGGAGAGTGTCAGGGCCTCAGAGAAGAACTTGATGGCCAAGGTTAAGAGCCTGGAGGCTCAGGTAAGTGTGTAATTGCACACTTTCAAATAGTGTTAAAAGACCCATTCTCCTCTTTTATTAAAGTACATTATCAGCTATTAGCTATTGTCTGTGAAAACAAACTTAttttgaaacttttttttttttttaattagcaAAATTTCATACCTCAATTGCAAAAGTCATTAACTGACTAACTTAAAGGCAATGGCAAACATTGCACGTAGTCAATTTCAAATAATTTATGTGTGCACCTGCCCGTCTAAAACCCAAACTTTAAGAATGCAGGCAAACACAGAAAAGCTCTTGGGTGTTGTAGGTCCATGTTCCAGACAAGGTGCAGAGTGATGGTACCGACAG
This sequence is a window from Brachyhypopomus gauderio isolate BG-103 chromosome 16, BGAUD_0.2, whole genome shotgun sequence. Protein-coding genes within it:
- the numa1 gene encoding nuclear mitotic apparatus protein 1 isoform X5; translation: MDLHPSKESALLQWINGLNLGEPVERLAQLQDGCLLLKLVYKLKGEEPSQAPVHLPPNERLSIISHFVNSVCQAELCGPPSLDSTSVGKQLELAKVVLLLCYYGFISRGLVSSVDFKAELQVVALFRYVRGEANSLSLCEGLDRILTTSSLINCHSSSSVSSLGDGSPIFPRSSSSPLVGFLELNTVASSSFTGSPVQETMNTPQVQVRRLRKELAREGDVRDELEQELAERTATLSEKEGQIFQLQHRLQRLLRDQEELEKDHKASLVELQEKNDGLLKRVHEVLKQCQDLKTDNCQKEKRIDELTDENGTLAAQVRSTFSQLASAEEEITKVTEAHQLSQAEWGSRRDSLQKELSQALADRECLGEQIQILQGKISVLEDELAKVSVQLQEKGEVLGPIVEWERLKQDLADLTLQRSELEENISRLEREKTEIEMLLAEERRSFERETLRMEGLISDLQRAVDGIRAEREAQEEASRENQQILTARISSLETDLAHLQQLEAQLTTEIAISAELRMQRDELEAQVVSLENMLNELQTKCQAMGTENEAQQEALHTLRADLQIAQVSLVEYEEKLTDHQRVVEENASLRDRISALDDTIDLLQNEVDGERKRSEEVIVAKEQYKALMEERFHEQERKAHEMLVELETLSQELRKMKQQKLHAESCMEKLTQEGRALAASLSDQRDLAQSQLELVKKAKDESEVELQRIIKEHQTKISELQCEIKGNIESLMQSQSDLCVLREEVSFKDKKLEEQHHKLAHLQCEEEHLQKQLREQEINSEQLSQDVASKDMKIQQLMGELELKEGEIQSLKVSIQSIQATSSEMHNLLQREIEDQKHVISELRLQFTDAERLASEKAKALDDLTQHLKNLKEELSVERQKAASLENDFEDSKDAHETQQQAFKQEVSQLQEEINGNLKNLEGFQAQIKSLEEELNCQRDITLEKEREACNLGAKNKALEENFAQLQNKLEEVTILANERESDLLVLREEVEQQENLRVKAQEIEEIQRKKLEREVTELQHQVHDLTDLASEKETLLCSLNEKMKEQQEMNQKLLQQSEEALHRELEKIEELKGQLDSATHQVVAKNDALKLLQEKMKQMDLLCQQKETLASEAHQAKETLERTVTELCANQKQELDKYVQKLENLKNEKESLSSLSQTLQSECQNLQAENKAQHEAVNVFKADLQKMQDEHQQELKALQEKEKHLSSMNHTLKSECQGLQAEKQDQQEALDTLRTDLKNTLDQHQKDVETLQKDKEHLLLEHQCLQNDYESLQEKNKEQHETLTLLKADFGNSQERYQQDLETLKKDKEELATASQSFQNECQILQVKLCEHQGTVNTLEADLQNTKTEFQKNLRTLQEQKDRLFSGNQSLQSECQSLKMENKEQQQALNAVKIDLQNNLEQHQKDVETLQKEKEHLSSLCQTLQNECHSLQEKNKEQLEMLTTLNVDLQNVKEKQQQELETFQREKELLSSANQSLQGGFQSLQTENERQQEALSTLKTGVQNSQKEIETLQKEKEHLTLLNQSLLEDREAAQKLSAELYKVQETAQEREKDLKNQVQELQLKIKEISTLAAKRETDIENLQQEMRKLEALRMSTQESEKCLRTELETKVAQLQEQVVKASELSSERKSEMIMLRTEIEACERQKQEASQAREVLERAVTELHIKQKQEQDRYQQELDTLRKEKDHATSTIQSLQKECHDLQEKGKVQGETLIGLQSARRELQQQMEPLKKENKQLASLNQSLKRECDASQKIGAELEMKVEEQNKLIQVLRENEKQNKELQEQLKRKSEVVEHYKAQVEKAKKHYNDKKQQLLEELDARQALQASLEATKCEVKAMKAELKLATLELESVRASEKNLMAKVKSLEAQVHVPDKVQSDGTDSLDLDLDDSLNTTSKPSAPGESSTPLVRSSERLAAKRCAPDVGSLETLYFTPMNPRGRKPHDAKQQAKLESSITSLGDLTLDSARKPVSSAKRRYTTQVINITMAKMSPGGGAGGADESFYSLHSARSQPNLASQKARPVSMEVLDQPNDASSSDKLLRLPGYRRSDVHGNPPTRATSTFCVGTENEPEHVADDWMRIAELQSRNKACLPHLKSSYPLESRPSLGFTRLPITDEDVRTGDPDDTIRRASMIPGQLMESLSSHRLSLAPPMAPPSHAPSQSQRYSMLPGQISATTSTRRVPQPTRGGVQTLEGRATRSTRSPLAPKRPAGQLQECDTPEAKKLASCFPRPATPKGRNLRSTSSTSENTPASSSDRRQSMAFVIDNTPKKSGRGDSRLQRGLNKLRNSARKSPASTSRLTRSGSGVARGKLPLVNHPHAKSPRIASTKSPKVPNSAKKLMKFRMKM